In one Leishmania mexicana MHOM/GT/2001/U1103 complete genome, chromosome 19 genomic region, the following are encoded:
- a CDS encoding putative dynein light chain: MSGANVLIKESAMPVDMQQDCADCAAHALFTLKLREQTELAQFIKKELDVKYGGQWHCIVGHSFGSCIGHDEAFFIYFEIDGIFFSMWRMDMTLEAKQVPINSAGRTVQASA; encoded by the coding sequence ATGTCTGGCGCAAACGTGCTCATCAAAGAGTCCGCAATGCCGGTGGACATGCAGCAAGACTGCGCCGACTgtgccgcgcacgcgctttTCACTTTGAAGCTGCGCGAGCAAACCGAGCTGGCGCAGTTCATCAAGAAGGAATTAGACGTCAAGTACGGCGGACAGTGGCACTGCATCGTCGGGCACTCCTTCGGCTCCTGCATTGGCCATGATGAGGCGTTCTTCATCTACTTCGAGATCGACGGCATCTTCTTTAGTATGTGGAGGATGGATATGACGCTCGAAGCGAAGCAGGTGCCGATCAACAGTGCAGGACGTACTGTCCAGGCTTCCGCCTAG
- a CDS encoding putative peptidyl-prolyl cis-trans isomerase, macrophage infectivity potentiator precursor, protein MARFSSLHSVLGAAATLLLLLTLCVVSVEASYWSDEVNRVRTYAAVNYMERIAKQPNVSTLPSGLLFTIERRGFGDRAPAAEDKCEMHYTIRHRYPSILEDTRHHPYPVRRSPSQLMPGMAEAMQLMREGDRWYLYVPYQLAYGKEGCKEKNVPSLSNLRVEIELYKCESASGKTSAEIDAYLAKYMKTPIPEKTAPVDYTDL, encoded by the coding sequence ATggctcgcttctcctctctgcACAGCGtgctcggcgctgccgccacgctgctgctgctgctgacccTCTGCGTGGTGAGCGTCGAGGCCAGCTACTGGTCTGATGAAGTGAACCGCGTGCGCACGTACGCGGCGGTCAACTACATGGAGCGCATTGCCAAACAGCCGAACGTGTCCACGCTGCCTTCTGGGCTCCTCTTCACCATTGAGCGTCGCGGCTTTGGCGACCGTGCcccggcggcggaggacaAGTGCGAGATGCATTATACAATCCGCCACCGCTATCCCAGCATTCTGGAGGACACGCGCCACCACCCCTACCCCGTGCGGcgctcgccgtcgcagctGATGCCCGGCATGGCtgaggcgatgcagctgATGCGCGAAGGTGACCGGTGGTACCTCTACGTGCCCTACCAGCTCGCCTACGGGAAGGAGGGCTGCAAGGAGAAGAACGTGCCGAGTTTGTCGAACCTGCGGGTGGAGATAGAGCTCTACAAGTGCGAGTCGGCGAGTGGTAAGACGAGCGCCGAAATCGACGCGTATCTCGCCAAGTACATGAAGACACCGATACCGGAAAAGACGGCGCCGGTCGATTACACGGACTTGTAG
- a CDS encoding 4-coumarate:coa ligase-like protein: MFSSCARRLCAASPASRLGTTSAAAVSTTLTATCAAKYMRNVNRGSPTSGFACGLAAPVGLHQPRRWYFMSTAAPRATEKMCIYSSKLPSVMDKVSRETTLYGYLMQRMAAADPKKIAAVQVETGKTFTYPELMRATEQAAKALYQHGVRKGDVVCMCMLNTILYGPLVYGALRLGAVASTVNAVATASTLAYHFKTNGAKVVLGMHFFQKQLAEAVALVEQETGRKVQVLYPEEFFKADAPEIPADYDGLEGATANDTVAILFSSGTTGMPKGVQLTNRALIACSEQSAGAFGVGSQDTAVTVLPLFHVFGFTVCMNCMFAHAATQAVMSKYSVEDYVRAIQKYKATVNLVAPPILISLVKNADKVRQHDLSSLKRFCSASAPLGADVVGAVEQLIPGCAVTQGYGMTEMAPTVTAPLWGQRCTPGACGVLVADTELRIVKVDDSQQSGADASAGIDAEAGAEGEVWVRGPQMMKGYLRDEDTAVCMQDGWYRTGDIGKMLETGELVITDRLKELIKYKGFQVSPASLEALLLTHPWVKDCVVIGVPDPRDVSFENPRALVVLQPSVSPEDAVRASDELYRFVMISMPPHKRLHGGVRVVDEIPRNAAGKVMRRQVRQDEVALLKEQNSDRSASETTKEGANTTTAAAV, translated from the coding sequence ATGTTTTCCTCTTGCGCCCGTCGGTTGTGCGCAGCCAGTCCGGCCAGCCGCCTCGGCACCACGAGCGCGGCCGCTGTATCGACAACTCTGAcggccacctgcgccgccaAGTACATGAGAAACGTAAACCGCGGCAGTCCCACTAGCGGCTTTGCCTGTGGGCTTGCCGCGCCGGTGGGACTGCAtcagccgcggcgctggtACTTCATGtccacggcggcaccgcgggCGACGGAGAAGATGTGCATCTACAGCTCGAAGCTGCCGTCGGTGATGGACAAGGTGAGCCGGGAGACGACGCTGTACGGGTACCTGATGCAgcgcatggcggcggcggacccGAAGAAAATcgctgcggtgcaggtgGAGACGGGCAAGACGTTCACGTACCCGGAGCTGATGAGGGCGACAGAGcaggcggcgaaggcgctgTACCAGCATGGCGTGCGGAAGGGCGAcgttgtgtgcatgtgcatgctGAACACGATCCTCTACGGTCCGCTGGTGTacggcgcgctgcgcctcggcgCGGTCGCGTCGACGGTGAACGccgtggcgacggcgtcgacgctgGCGTACCACTTCAAGACGAACGGTGCGAAGGTGGTGCTGGGCATGCACTTCTTTCAgaagcagctggcggaggccgTGGCGCTGGTAGAGCAGGAGACCGGGCGGAAGGTGCAGGTGCTGTACCCGGAGGAGTTCTTCAAGGCAGATGCTCCCGAGATCCCTGCGGACTACGACGGGCTGGAGGGGGCCACGGCGAACGACACCGTGGCCATCCTCTTCTCGAGCGGCACGACGGGCATGCCGAAGGGTGTGCAGCTGACGAACCGTGCGCTCATTGCGTGCTCGGAGCAGTCCGCCGGGGCGTTCGGCGTTGGCTCGCAGGACACCGCCGTGACCGTTCTTCCGCTGTTTCACGTCTTCGGGTTCACGGTGTGCATGAACTGCATGTTCGCCCACGCCGCGACGCAGGCGGTGATGTCCAAGTACTCGGTCGAGGACTACGTGCGCGCGATTCAGAAGTACAAGGCGACGGTCAACCTCGTTGCCCCGCCGATCCTCATCTCGCTGGTGAAGAACGCGGACAAGGTGAGGCAGCACGACCTGTCGTCGCTCAAGCGCTTCTgctcggcgtcggcgccgcttgGAGCGGACGTGGTGggcgcggtggagcagctgatcCCTGGGTGCGCTGTAACCCAGGGCTACGGCATGACGGAGATGGCGCCGAccgtgacggcgccgctgtgggGCCAACGGTGCACGCCAGGCGCCTGCGGTGTGCTTGTGGCAGACACGGAGCTGCGCATCGTGAAGGTGGACGACAGCCAGCAGAGCGGCGCGGATGCGTCTGCCGGCATCGACGCAGAGGCCGGCGCGGAGGGtgaggtgtgggtgcgcggTCCGCAGATGATGAAGGGCTACTTGCGCGATGAGGACACGGCCGTGTGCATGCAGGACGGCTGGTACCGCACTGGCGACATCGGCAAGATGCTGGAGACCGGCGAGCTCGTCATCACGGACCGGCTGAAGGAGCTGATCAAGTACAAGGGCTTCCAGGTGTCGCCGGCCTCCCTGGAGGCGCTCCTGCTGACGCACCCGTGGGTGAAGGACTGCGTGGTGATTGGCGTGCCGGACCCGCGCGACGTGAGCTTTGAGAACCCGCGCGCGCTCGTCGTGCTGCAGCCCTCTGTGTCCCCAGAGGACGCCGTCCGTGCGTCGGACGAGCTGTACCGCTTCGTGATGATAAGCATGCCCCCGCACAAGCGGCTGCacggcggtgtgcgcgtcgtgGACGAGATTCCTCGCAACGCCGCTGGCAAGGTGATGCGGCGTCAGGTGCGCCAGGatgaggtggcgctgctgaaggagcaGAACAGCGATAGAAGTGCATCAGAGACTACCAAGGAAGGTGCCAATACtaccactgctgcagctgtttAG
- a CDS encoding 4-coumarate:coa ligase-like protein — MLRNRAGRLNGTGVCFLVCRSATSYAHSYRSAMHTLPLIGRGSSTSGFACGLAAPVGLHQPRRWYFMSTAAPRATEKMRIYSSKLPSVMDKVSRETTLYGYLMQRMAAADPKKIAAVQVETGKTFTYPELMRATEQAAKALYQHGVRRGDVVCMCMLNTILYGPLVYGALRLGAVASTVNAVATASTLAYHFKTNGAKVVLGMHFFQKQLAEAVALVEQETGRKVQVLYPEEFFKADAPEIPADYDGLEGATANDTVAILFSSGTTGMPKGVQLTNRALIACSEQSAGAFGVGSQDTAVTVLPLFHVFGFTVCMNCMFAHAATQAVMSKYSVEDYVRAIQKYKATVNLVAPPILISLVKNADKVRQHDLSSLKRFCSASAPLGADVVGAVEQLIPGCAVTQGYGMTEMAPTVTAPLWGQRCTPGACGVLVADTELRIVKVDDSQQSGTDKSAGIDAEAGAEGEVWVRGPQMMKGYLRDEDTAVCMENGWYRTGDIGKMLETGELVITDRLKELIKYKGFQVSPASLEALLLTHPWVKDCVVIGVPDPRDVSFENPRALVVLQPSVSPEDAVRASDELYRFVMISMPPHKRLHGGVRVVDEIPRNAAGKVMRRQVRQDEVALLKEQNSVSSENK, encoded by the coding sequence ATGCTCCGAAACAGAGCGGGTCGCCTCAACGGAACCGGCGTTTGTTTCCTTGTCTGTCGATCAGCCACATCCTATGCCCACAGCTATCGTTCTGCCATGCACACACTTCCCCTTATCGGTCGCGGCAGTTCCACTAGCGGCTTTGCCTGTGGGCTTGCCGCGCCGGTGGGACTGCAtcagccgcggcgctggtACTTCATGtccacggcggcaccgcgggCGACGGAGAAGATGCGCATCTACAGCTCGAAGCTGCCGTCGGTGATGGACAAGGTGAGCCGGGAGACGACGCTGTACGGGTACCTGATGCAgcgcatggcggcggcggacccGAAGAAAATcgctgcggtgcaggtgGAGACGGGCAAGACGTTCACGTACCCGGAGCTGATGAGGGCGACGGAGcaggcggcgaaggcgctgTACCAGCATGGCgtgcggaggggggacgttgtgtgcatgtgcatgctGAACACGATCCTCTACGGTCCGCTGGTGTacggcgcgctgcgcctcggcgCGGTCGCGTCGACGGTGAACGccgtggcgacggcgtcgacgctgGCGTACCACTTCAAGACGAACGGTGCGAAGGTGGTGCTGGGCATGCACTTCTTTCAgaagcagctggcggaggccgTGGCGCTGGTAGAGCAGGAGACCGGGCGGAAGGTGCAGGTGCTGTACCCGGAGGAGTTCTTCAAGGCAGATGCTCCCGAGATCCCTGCGGACTACGACGGGCTGGAGGGGGCCACGGCGAACGACACCGTGGCCATCCTCTTCTCGAGCGGCACGACGGGCATGCCGAAGGGTGTGCAGCTGACGAACCGTGCGCTCATTGCGTGCTCGGAGCAGTCCGCCGGGGCGTTCGGCGTTGGCTCGCAGGACACCGCCGTGACCGTTCTTCCGCTGTTTCACGTCTTCGGGTTCACGGTGTGCATGAACTGCATGTTCGCCCACGCCGCGACGCAGGCGGTGATGTCCAAGTACTCGGTCGAGGACTACGTGCGCGCGATTCAGAAGTACAAGGCGACGGTCAACCTCGTTGCCCCGCCGATCCTCATCTCGCTGGTGAAGAACGCGGACAAGGTGAGGCAGCACGACCTGTCGTCGCTCAAGCGCTTCTgctcggcgtcggcgccgcttgGAGCGGACGTGGTGggcgcggtggagcagctgatcCCTGGGTGCGCTGTAACCCAGGGCTACGGCATGACGGAGATGGCGCCGAccgtgacggcgccgctgtgggGCCAACGGTGCACGCCAGGCGCCTGCGGTGTGCTTGTGGCAGACACGGAGCTGCGCATCGTGAAGGTGGACGACAGCCAGCAGAGCGGCACAGACAAGTCTGCCGGCATCGACGCAGAGGCCGGCGCGGAGGGtgaggtgtgggtgcgtggtCCGCAGATGATGAAGGGCTACTTGCGCGATGAGGACACGGCCGTGTGCATGGAGAACGGCTGGTACCGCACTGGCGACATCGGCAAGATGCTGGAGACCGGCGAGCTCGTCATCACGGACCGGCTGAAGGAGCTGATCAAGTACAAGGGCTTCCAGGTGTCGCCGGCCTCCCTGGAGGCGCTCCTGCTGACGCACCCGTGGGTGAAGGACTGCGTGGTGATTGGCGTGCCGGACCCGCGCGACGTGAGCTTTGAGAACCCGCGCGCGCTCGTCGTGCTGCAGCCCTCTGTGTCCCCAGAGGACGCCGTCCGTGCGTCGGACGAGCTGTACCGCTTCGTGATGATAAGCATGCCCCCGCACAAGCGGCTGCacggcggtgtgcgcgtcgtgGACGAGATTCCTCGCAACGCCGCTGGCAAGGTGATGCGGCGTCAGGTGCGCCAGGatgaggtggcgctgctgaaggagcaGAACAGCGTTAGCTCTGAGAACAAGTGA